From a single Fusobacterium ulcerans ATCC 49185 genomic region:
- a CDS encoding MliC family protein, whose protein sequence is MKKSFIILGMILVIVGCGKEVEKKEEKIKIEQNIPANEKELVTFKREDNKEIVTLESSNYFETGILTIGNKKIEMVEAVSGSGVRLVSKNNEIEVHFKGKEGILSLDGKDINLTVEE, encoded by the coding sequence ATGAAAAAAAGTTTTATAATTTTAGGAATGATATTAGTTATTGTAGGATGTGGAAAAGAGGTTGAAAAAAAAGAAGAAAAAATTAAAATCGAACAGAATATTCCAGCAAATGAAAAAGAATTAGTAACTTTTAAAAGAGAAGATAATAAAGAAATAGTAACTTTAGAATCTTCAAACTATTTTGAAACAGGAATATTGACAATTGGAAATAAGAAAATAGAAATGGTAGAAGCTGTAAGTGGTTCAGGAGTTAGACTTGTTTCAAAAAATAACGAGATAGAAGTACATTTTAAAGGAAAAGAAGGTATTTTGTCACTAGATGGAAAAGATATTAATTTAACTGTAGAAGAATAA
- a CDS encoding glycine betaine ABC transporter substrate-binding protein: MIRRADVIERLLEHISMTTMSVLISLLIGIPLGIIITKNKLLASIIIGIANLLQSIPCIALLAFSVPFVGIGEKPAILMVIIYALLPIIKNTYTGLKSIDSKTLESAYGIGLSSLEILFKIELPIAASFIMAGIRISAVAAVGTMTIAAFAGAGGLGWFINMGLIGLNINMVLLGAIPASILALLIDYILANLEAIITPEGLKPVEEINKLTKHQLFIKKIIICSISFIIFFIPLSINLNKYFEKDERIITIGTTNFTEVFTLGYIYSELIEKNTDIKVIKRFNLNGADFAFAALKNDEIDIFVEYTGTILANFLKKPIVSDPETVYQTAYDGLLKNFNVLISKPIGFNNTYVMSTTENTARKYKLKNLSDLVNISNILTLGCTSEFIQREDGLLGMEKKLGINFKEVKNLGATVRYQAIANDEVDVIDAFSTDALLKKLSLVPLKDDLGFFPPFYAVNLMKIDLFKKYPELKLLFSKLDGLISDEDMRAMNYMVDVEGKDPKDVAHEFLLKNNLIP, from the coding sequence ATGATTAGGAGAGCAGATGTTATTGAAAGACTTTTAGAACATATATCTATGACAACAATGTCTGTATTGATTTCTTTACTTATAGGTATACCACTTGGTATAATTATAACTAAAAATAAACTTTTAGCTAGCATAATCATTGGAATAGCCAATTTATTACAATCTATTCCTTGTATTGCTCTCTTAGCTTTTTCTGTTCCGTTTGTTGGTATTGGAGAAAAACCAGCTATTTTAATGGTTATCATTTATGCTTTACTTCCAATCATAAAAAATACATATACAGGTTTAAAAAGCATTGATTCAAAAACATTAGAATCTGCTTATGGAATTGGTCTATCTTCATTAGAGATATTATTTAAGATAGAACTCCCAATAGCAGCCTCATTTATCATGGCTGGAATAAGGATATCTGCTGTTGCAGCTGTTGGAACTATGACTATAGCAGCATTTGCTGGAGCTGGGGGCTTGGGATGGTTTATCAATATGGGACTAATAGGCTTAAATATAAATATGGTTCTTTTAGGTGCTATTCCAGCTTCTATCTTAGCTCTTTTAATAGATTATATATTAGCTAATCTTGAAGCGATAATAACTCCAGAAGGTCTAAAACCAGTCGAAGAAATAAACAAACTTACTAAACATCAATTGTTCATAAAAAAAATTATTATTTGTTCTATCTCTTTTATTATATTTTTTATTCCTCTAAGTATAAATTTAAATAAATATTTTGAAAAAGATGAAAGAATAATAACAATAGGAACAACTAATTTTACTGAAGTATTTACTTTAGGATATATTTATAGTGAATTGATAGAAAAAAATACTGATATAAAAGTCATCAAAAGATTTAATCTAAATGGAGCCGATTTTGCTTTTGCTGCACTTAAAAATGATGAAATTGATATTTTTGTAGAATATACTGGAACTATTTTAGCTAACTTTCTTAAAAAACCTATTGTTTCTGATCCAGAAACAGTATACCAAACAGCATATGATGGTCTTTTGAAAAATTTTAATGTTCTTATTTCAAAACCTATTGGATTTAATAATACTTATGTGATGAGTACAACTGAAAACACTGCTAGAAAATATAAATTAAAAAATCTTTCTGATCTTGTAAATATTTCAAATATATTGACTTTAGGTTGCACTTCTGAATTTATTCAACGAGAAGATGGGTTGTTAGGCATGGAAAAAAAATTAGGAATAAATTTTAAAGAAGTGAAAAATCTTGGTGCAACAGTTAGATATCAGGCAATTGCTAATGATGAAGTAGATGTTATTGATGCTTTTTCTACTGATGCTCTTTTGAAAAAATTATCATTAGTTCCTTTAAAGGATGATCTCGGATTTTTTCCTCCTTTCTATGCTGTAAATTTAATGAAAATTGATCTTTTTAAAAAATATCCTGAATTAAAACTTTTGTTTTCAAAATTAGATGGTTTAATTAGTGATGAGGATATGCGAGCTATGAATTATATGGTAGATGTTGAAGGAAAAGATCCTAAAGATGTAGCTCATGAATTTTTATTAAAAAATAATCTTATTCCTTAA
- a CDS encoding PLP-dependent aminotransferase family protein codes for MNEKIIRNIGTNFYTQLYELLKAEIITKKMKPDSKFYSVRQTVIKFDVNINTVLRVYRMLEENGYIYSIKGKGCFVKEHSDFTISDKVIPIMESFRYGQQNELPEIIFSNGTPSKDFFPVEVYQKLSEKAIRDCGKELFGYQNVQGLTSLRDALADYLEKDDIFVEREDIIITSGTQQSLDIVVKAFGCHPVKTIVISNPTYPNAINFLGDVCNIKTMDIENDGWDMEKFEEMIKKEKIHMVYVISNFQNPTGIVWSDEKKKRLIQLAEEYDFYIIEDDCFCEFYYDDNKVYSIKSMDKSGEERVIYIRTYSKMFMPGIALAFMIPPRKFMEKFVLIKYGLDPNTPGLNQKILEYFITEGHLDRHLEESKKILAAKFQKMLSLLLKIPHIKILNIPRGGFFIWVELADYIDGEKFYYKCKLRGLSILPGSIFYYNKRNSCKIRISFLSTTMEEIETGIKIMENVLINCEGAKKITGKKV; via the coding sequence ATGAATGAGAAAATAATTAGGAATATAGGAACTAATTTTTATACTCAACTGTATGAATTATTAAAAGCTGAAATAATTACAAAAAAAATGAAACCTGATTCAAAATTTTATTCTGTAAGACAGACAGTTATCAAGTTTGATGTGAATATCAATACAGTTTTAAGGGTTTACAGAATGCTTGAAGAAAATGGATATATATACTCAATAAAAGGAAAGGGATGCTTTGTAAAAGAGCATTCAGATTTTACTATTAGTGATAAAGTCATTCCTATTATGGAAAGCTTCAGATATGGACAACAGAATGAACTTCCTGAAATAATTTTTTCCAATGGAACTCCATCAAAAGATTTCTTTCCAGTAGAAGTGTATCAGAAACTTTCTGAAAAAGCAATAAGAGATTGTGGAAAGGAGCTGTTTGGGTATCAAAATGTACAGGGATTAACTAGTTTAAGGGATGCTTTGGCTGATTATCTTGAAAAAGATGATATTTTTGTAGAGAGAGAAGATATAATTATAACATCTGGAACACAACAGTCTTTAGATATAGTGGTTAAAGCTTTTGGATGTCATCCTGTAAAAACAATAGTTATATCCAATCCTACCTATCCAAATGCAATAAATTTTTTAGGTGATGTATGTAACATCAAGACAATGGATATTGAAAATGATGGATGGGATATGGAAAAATTTGAAGAGATGATAAAAAAAGAAAAGATACATATGGTTTATGTAATATCCAATTTTCAAAATCCAACAGGAATAGTATGGTCAGATGAGAAGAAAAAAAGACTTATTCAACTAGCAGAAGAATATGATTTTTATATAATAGAGGATGATTGTTTTTGCGAATTTTATTATGATGATAATAAAGTATATTCAATAAAAAGTATGGATAAAAGTGGAGAGGAAAGAGTTATATACATAAGAACATATTCAAAGATGTTTATGCCTGGAATAGCTTTAGCTTTTATGATTCCTCCAAGAAAATTTATGGAGAAGTTTGTGTTGATAAAATATGGACTTGATCCCAATACACCAGGATTAAATCAGAAAATATTAGAATATTTTATAACAGAAGGTCATCTTGACAGGCATTTAGAAGAATCTAAAAAAATACTGGCAGCTAAATTTCAAAAAATGCTTTCTTTACTTTTAAAAATACCACATATAAAAATATTGAATATACCAAGAGGTGGTTTTTTTATTTGGGTAGAGCTGGCGGACTATATTGATGGAGAAAAATTTTATTATAAATGTAAATTGAGAGGACTTTCTATATTACCAGGAAGTATATTTTATTATAATAAAAGAAATTCCTGTAAGATAAGAATAAGTTTTTTATCTACAACTATGGAAGAGATTGAAACAGGGATAAAAATAATGGAAAATGTTCTCATAAATTGTGAAGGAGCAAAGAAGATTACAGGAAAAAAAGTATAA
- the dapA gene encoding 4-hydroxy-tetrahydrodipicolinate synthase, with protein MELFTGSGVALITPFDENGEVNYSRLREILEFHVINHTDAIIVTGTTGEGSTLNDEEKISVIEFTVNIINNRIPVIAGTGSNDTRHAAEFSKRVERLGVDGLLVVTPYYNKGNENGIYEHYKAIAEGVKIPIIMYNVPSRTGVNLSIQLLKRLAQIENITALKEASGNISYVAEVAREVPELDIYSGNDDMVVPVLSLGGKGVISVSANIIPDISHDMTVSFLKGDVKKARELQLKYNDLVNALFLETNPAPIKEAMNFLGYEVGNCRLPLGVMEEANRRKLTDILIAHEVTGWK; from the coding sequence ATGGAATTGTTCACAGGATCGGGAGTTGCCCTCATAACTCCCTTTGATGAAAATGGTGAGGTAAATTACTCAAGACTTAGAGAAATACTTGAATTTCATGTTATAAATCATACAGATGCAATAATAGTAACTGGGACTACTGGGGAAGGAAGTACTCTCAATGACGAAGAAAAAATTTCAGTAATAGAATTTACAGTCAATATAATAAATAATAGAATACCTGTAATAGCAGGAACAGGGTCAAATGATACCAGACATGCTGCAGAATTTAGCAAAAGAGTAGAAAGATTAGGAGTAGATGGACTTTTAGTAGTTACTCCTTACTATAACAAAGGAAATGAAAACGGAATATATGAACACTACAAAGCAATAGCAGAAGGAGTTAAAATTCCTATAATAATGTATAATGTTCCTTCAAGAACAGGGGTAAATTTATCTATACAGCTTTTGAAAAGACTGGCACAGATAGAAAATATTACAGCTCTGAAAGAAGCCAGTGGAAATATATCATATGTTGCAGAGGTAGCAAGAGAAGTTCCAGAGCTTGATATCTATTCTGGAAATGATGACATGGTAGTACCAGTTCTTTCCTTAGGAGGAAAGGGAGTCATTTCTGTATCAGCTAATATAATTCCTGATATAAGTCATGATATGACAGTTTCATTTCTAAAGGGAGATGTAAAAAAAGCTAGAGAATTACAACTGAAATATAATGATCTTGTAAATGCTCTCTTTCTTGAAACAAATCCAGCTCCAATAAAAGAAGCTATGAACTTTCTTGGATATGAAGTGGGGAACTGCAGACTTCCTCTAGGAGTAATGGAGGAGGCAAATAGAAGAAAACTTACAGATATTTTAATAGCTCATGAGGTGACAGGATGGAAATAA
- a CDS encoding adhesion protein FadA, producing MKKMLIGCILAVSAISYSATDVMSTLEQLELNLQKLEAEEKAMYNQRKAEAEEAERTLASQRKVYSEIVEKEKIIQSVKENRFYKAQYQELAKKYGQAKKELEADMKKQEEIISIFEAIK from the coding sequence ATGAAAAAGATGTTAATAGGATGTATATTAGCAGTATCAGCAATATCATATTCAGCAACAGATGTAATGTCAACACTGGAACAGCTTGAACTCAATCTTCAAAAATTAGAGGCAGAAGAAAAAGCAATGTACAATCAAAGAAAAGCTGAAGCAGAAGAAGCAGAGAGAACACTAGCTTCACAAAGAAAAGTATATTCAGAAATAGTAGAAAAGGAAAAAATAATTCAAAGTGTAAAAGAGAATAGATTTTATAAAGCACAATATCAAGAATTAGCAAAAAAATATGGACAGGCTAAAAAAGAACTAGAAGCAGATATGAAAAAACAGGAAGAAATAATTAGTATATTTGAGGCAATAAAATAA
- a CDS encoding aspartate kinase, with product MRVVLKYGGSSVATIEKIKAISGYISKLKKEKYDEIVVVASAMGKTTDALIKMANEISSNPDQRELDSLLSTGEQQTVTLLAIALNAEGEKAVSLTGSQANVKTMGIHTKSKIKSIDVERIESHLKDGKVVIVTGFQGVNEDGDITTLGRGGSDTSAVALAAALGCECKIYTDVEGIYSVDPRRYKDAKLLDKISYEEMMEMAHLGAGVMETRAVELGKKFNIPIFVGRSLSETGGTYIMEKDSALEEKLVTGLSIANEIIVTTISNIDYSAEKIAEIFSTINNCGLNINMITQNISRDRKTDISFSCTLGEKYLLDQVVKQIRSRYPEIEIEYQDNLGMISVVGIGMINNSEIAGRFFSALSSAGVEFYQVTTSEISISCSIDRNLINRAVESAAIEFGL from the coding sequence ATGAGAGTAGTATTAAAGTATGGTGGTTCAAGTGTAGCAACAATAGAAAAGATAAAAGCGATTTCTGGGTATATCAGTAAGTTGAAGAAGGAAAAGTATGATGAAATCGTTGTTGTTGCTTCAGCAATGGGAAAGACAACAGATGCTTTAATAAAGATGGCTAATGAAATTTCTTCAAATCCTGATCAGAGAGAGCTTGATTCTCTCTTGTCAACTGGGGAACAACAAACAGTGACGCTTCTAGCTATAGCATTGAATGCTGAAGGAGAAAAGGCAGTATCACTTACAGGTTCTCAAGCAAATGTAAAAACTATGGGGATACATACAAAGAGTAAGATAAAAAGTATAGATGTAGAGAGAATAGAGAGTCACCTGAAAGATGGGAAAGTAGTCATAGTAACTGGATTTCAGGGAGTTAATGAAGATGGAGATATAACAACTCTGGGAAGAGGGGGATCAGACACAAGTGCAGTGGCTCTGGCAGCTGCTTTAGGATGTGAATGCAAAATATATACAGATGTGGAAGGGATATACAGTGTAGACCCTAGAAGATATAAAGATGCAAAATTACTGGATAAGATTTCATATGAGGAGATGATGGAGATGGCGCACCTTGGTGCAGGAGTAATGGAAACAAGAGCAGTGGAATTAGGAAAAAAGTTTAATATACCAATTTTTGTGGGAAGAAGTTTAAGCGAAACAGGAGGAACATATATCATGGAAAAAGATAGTGCTTTAGAAGAAAAATTAGTAACTGGACTTAGTATAGCAAATGAAATAATTGTAACAACAATCTCAAATATAGATTATTCAGCAGAGAAGATAGCAGAGATATTTTCAACAATAAATAATTGCGGACTGAATATAAATATGATTACTCAAAATATAAGCAGAGACAGAAAGACAGATATATCATTCAGCTGTACTTTAGGAGAAAAATATCTGCTGGATCAGGTAGTGAAACAGATAAGAAGCAGATATCCAGAAATTGAGATAGAATATCAGGATAATCTAGGAATGATATCAGTGGTAGGAATTGGAATGATAAATAATTCTGAAATTGCAGGAAGATTTTTTTCAGCATTGAGCAGTGCTGGAGTAGAGTTCTATCAAGTAACTACTTCTGAAATAAGTATATCATGCAGTATAGACAGAAATTTAATAAACAGAGCTGTAGAATCAGCTGCTATAGAATTTGGACTTTAG
- the megL gene encoding methionine gamma-lyase — protein sequence MENKKAGFGTVSIHGGSCKNPYGTLAVPIFQTSTFVFDSAEQGGKRFALEEPGYIYSRLGNPTTTVLEDKIAQLEHGEAAVATSSGMGAISSVMWTILKAGDHIISDKTLYGCTFAFFNHGLSRFGIEVSFVDTADAEAVKKAMKPNTRAVYLETPANPNLKIVDIKAIAEVAHTNPNTLVIVDNTFSTPYCQRPIELGADIVVHSATKYLNGHGDVIAGIVISRKDLIDQIRLVGIKDMTGSVLGPMEAYLIIRGMKTLEVRMKKHCENAMKVAEFLAAHNKVAEVYFPGLKSHPGHEIAAKQMDAFGGIMSFELKGGFEAGKILLNNLKLCSLAVSLGDTETLIQHPASMTHSPYTKEERMEAGITDGLVRLSVGLENIEDIIADLEYGLSKI from the coding sequence ATGGAAAACAAAAAAGCTGGATTTGGAACTGTAAGTATTCATGGAGGTAGCTGTAAAAATCCTTATGGTACATTAGCTGTACCTATATTTCAAACTTCTACTTTCGTATTTGACTCAGCAGAACAAGGTGGGAAAAGATTTGCATTAGAAGAACCAGGATACATCTATTCAAGACTTGGAAACCCTACTACTACTGTATTAGAAGATAAAATAGCACAATTAGAGCATGGAGAAGCAGCTGTTGCTACATCTTCTGGTATGGGAGCTATTTCTTCTGTTATGTGGACTATATTAAAAGCTGGAGATCATATTATCTCTGACAAAACACTTTATGGATGTACTTTTGCATTCTTTAATCATGGATTATCAAGATTTGGAATTGAAGTAAGTTTTGTTGATACTGCAGATGCTGAAGCTGTTAAAAAAGCTATGAAGCCTAACACTAGAGCTGTTTATTTAGAAACTCCAGCAAATCCTAACTTGAAAATAGTTGATATAAAAGCAATAGCTGAGGTAGCTCATACTAATCCAAATACACTAGTTATTGTTGATAATACATTCTCTACTCCTTACTGCCAAAGACCTATTGAATTAGGAGCTGATATAGTTGTTCACTCAGCTACAAAATATTTAAATGGACATGGAGATGTTATTGCAGGTATTGTTATTTCTAGAAAAGATTTAATTGATCAAATAAGATTAGTTGGGATAAAAGATATGACAGGATCAGTTTTAGGACCTATGGAAGCATATTTAATAATCAGAGGAATGAAAACTCTTGAAGTAAGAATGAAAAAACATTGTGAAAATGCTATGAAAGTTGCTGAATTCCTAGCAGCTCATAATAAAGTTGCTGAAGTTTACTTCCCTGGACTAAAATCTCATCCAGGTCATGAAATTGCAGCAAAACAAATGGACGCTTTTGGTGGAATCATGTCTTTTGAACTAAAAGGTGGATTTGAAGCTGGAAAGATTCTTCTAAATAATTTAAAACTATGTTCTTTGGCTGTATCTCTTGGAGACACTGAAACTCTAATTCAACATCCTGCTTCTATGACTCACTCTCCTTATACTAAAGAAGAAAGAATGGAAGCTGGAATAACTGATGGATTAGTAAGATTATCTGTTGGTCTTGAAAATATTGAAGACATTATTGCAGATTTGGAATACGGTCTCAGCAAAATATAG
- the dapB gene encoding 4-hydroxy-tetrahydrodipicolinate reductase, with translation MEIIIHGTGAMGRLLKEIAEGYEDIKITGFADELTDETGDIIIDFSHYSRLDALLDYSKNKRIPLIVATTGYSNETMRKIEETVKEIPVLLSSNMSLGVNLLNDILERIVPVLYENYDIEVIEKHHNKKVDSPSGTAKTLVETIERSCTEEMREQYGREGNSKRERNEIGIHSLRGGTIVGEHSVLFCGEDEIIEIKHTAMSKKIFAMGALKAARFLVGKEAGLYTMKDIFKNQEER, from the coding sequence ATGGAAATAATAATACATGGAACTGGAGCAATGGGAAGACTCCTTAAAGAAATAGCAGAAGGTTATGAAGATATAAAGATAACTGGTTTTGCAGATGAATTAACTGATGAAACAGGAGATATAATAATAGACTTTTCTCATTATTCAAGGTTGGATGCTCTTTTAGATTATTCAAAGAATAAAAGAATTCCTCTGATTGTAGCTACTACTGGATATTCAAATGAAACAATGAGGAAAATAGAAGAAACTGTAAAGGAAATACCTGTACTTCTATCTTCAAATATGTCTTTAGGAGTAAATCTTTTAAACGATATTCTTGAAAGAATAGTTCCAGTACTCTATGAAAATTATGATATAGAAGTAATAGAAAAACATCATAATAAAAAAGTAGATTCTCCAAGTGGCACAGCTAAAACTTTAGTTGAAACCATAGAAAGGAGCTGTACTGAAGAGATGAGAGAACAGTATGGTAGAGAAGGAAACAGTAAAAGAGAGAGAAATGAGATAGGAATTCATTCTTTGAGAGGGGGAACTATTGTTGGAGAACATTCAGTTCTTTTCTGTGGAGAAGATGAAATTATAGAGATAAAACATACAGCAATGTCTAAAAAGATATTTGCCATGGGAGCTTTAAAAGCAGCTAGGTTTCTTGTTGGAAAAGAAGCTGGGCTATATACTATGAAAGATATTTTTAAAAATCAGGAGGAAAGATGA
- a CDS encoding Na+/H+ antiporter NhaC family protein: MENKSKPSFIGLIPLLIFVVIYLGTGIVLQMKGVAMAFYQLPSPVAVFVGIIFAFILFKGTITEKFDTFLEGCGHQDIITMCIIYLLAGAFAGVSKAMGGVDATVNMGLTYIPAHYIAAGLFIIASFISTATGTSVGAIVSITPIAVGLAEKSGVPLPLILAAVMGGAMFGDNLSVISDTTIAATKTQGVEMRDKFRVNLYIAAPAAIITIILLLIFGKPDHIPHIEVLTYNFLKVLPYLVVLILAITGLNVFVVLTSGIFLSGIIGLAHGDFTLLSLTNEIYSGFLGMNEIFLLSLLTGGLAAMSTKAGGIQWLIEQIQKIIVGKKSAKIGVGLLVAVTDMAVANNTVAIIINGSIAKRICQKYNVDLRESAAILDIFSCIFQGLIPYGAQMLILLGFTAGKVSPLDVIPLLWYQLLLFIFTAIFIFFSINEKIIARLDKNKVKAN; this comes from the coding sequence ATGGAGAACAAATCTAAACCAAGTTTTATAGGATTAATTCCCCTTCTAATATTTGTTGTCATCTATCTTGGAACAGGTATTGTGCTTCAAATGAAGGGTGTAGCAATGGCATTCTATCAATTACCTTCACCAGTTGCTGTTTTTGTAGGTATTATCTTTGCCTTCATATTATTTAAAGGAACTATCACAGAAAAATTTGATACTTTTCTTGAAGGATGTGGACATCAAGATATAATTACAATGTGTATAATTTATTTACTTGCAGGAGCATTTGCAGGTGTATCTAAAGCCATGGGTGGAGTAGATGCTACTGTAAATATGGGACTTACATATATCCCTGCTCATTATATTGCAGCAGGATTATTCATAATAGCTTCTTTTATATCTACTGCTACTGGTACTTCTGTAGGAGCTATAGTTTCTATCACTCCTATTGCAGTCGGACTAGCTGAAAAAAGTGGAGTTCCACTTCCTTTGATTTTAGCTGCTGTTATGGGTGGAGCTATGTTTGGAGATAATCTTTCTGTTATATCAGATACAACTATTGCAGCTACAAAAACTCAAGGTGTAGAAATGAGAGATAAATTTAGAGTTAACTTATATATAGCTGCTCCAGCTGCTATTATTACAATTATTCTTCTCTTAATATTTGGAAAGCCAGATCATATTCCTCACATAGAAGTTCTTACATATAATTTCTTGAAAGTACTTCCATATCTTGTAGTCCTTATTTTAGCTATTACAGGACTAAATGTTTTTGTTGTTCTTACTAGTGGTATATTCCTTTCAGGAATAATTGGATTGGCTCATGGAGATTTTACTTTACTTTCTTTAACAAATGAAATATACAGTGGTTTTCTAGGTATGAATGAAATATTCCTTCTTTCATTGCTAACTGGAGGTCTGGCTGCTATGTCTACAAAGGCTGGCGGTATCCAATGGCTGATTGAACAGATACAAAAAATAATAGTTGGCAAGAAAAGTGCTAAAATTGGTGTTGGCCTATTAGTTGCAGTAACAGATATGGCAGTTGCTAATAATACTGTTGCTATAATTATAAATGGTTCTATTGCTAAAAGAATATGTCAAAAATATAATGTTGATCTTAGAGAAAGTGCTGCTATATTGGATATCTTCTCTTGTATATTCCAGGGACTTATCCCTTATGGAGCTCAAATGCTTATTCTTCTAGGATTTACAGCTGGTAAAGTTTCTCCACTAGATGTGATTCCTTTATTATGGTATCAACTTCTGTTATTTATATTCACAGCTATATTTATATTCTTCTCTATCAATGAAAAAATTATTGCTAGATTAGATAAAAATAAAGTAAAAGCTAATTAA
- the dapD gene encoding 2,3,4,5-tetrahydropyridine-2,6-dicarboxylate N-acetyltransferase produces MTNLNTAEEIIAFIRNSQKRTPVKAYINGNIENLETTAQVFRGNGSYILIGESDEINRVLEVYTADITDYYIENDRRNSGVPTLDYRNINARIEPGAVIRDKVAIGNNAVIMMGAVINIGAIIGDGTMIDMGAVLGGRATVGKNCHIGAGAVLAGVVEPPSAKPVVIEDGVLVGANAVIIEGVRIGTGAVVGAGAVVLEDVPAGAVVTGNPARIIKNVDEKTLRKTQLVDDLRK; encoded by the coding sequence ATGACAAATTTAAATACAGCAGAAGAGATAATAGCCTTTATAAGAAATTCACAGAAAAGGACCCCAGTAAAAGCATATATAAATGGAAATATAGAGAATTTAGAAACTACAGCGCAAGTCTTTAGAGGAAATGGTTCATATATTTTGATTGGAGAATCAGATGAAATAAATAGAGTCTTAGAAGTATATACAGCTGATATAACAGATTATTATATTGAAAATGACAGAAGAAATTCAGGAGTGCCAACTTTAGACTATAGAAATATAAATGCAAGAATAGAGCCAGGAGCAGTAATAAGAGATAAAGTAGCTATAGGAAATAATGCAGTTATCATGATGGGAGCAGTAATAAATATAGGAGCTATTATTGGAGATGGAACTATGATAGATATGGGAGCAGTTCTTGGTGGAAGAGCAACAGTTGGAAAAAACTGCCATATAGGAGCAGGAGCAGTTCTTGCAGGAGTAGTAGAACCTCCTTCAGCTAAACCTGTAGTGATAGAAGATGGTGTTCTTGTAGGAGCTAATGCTGTAATCATAGAAGGAGTAAGAATAGGAACAGGAGCAGTTGTTGGAGCAGGGGCAGTAGTCCTTGAAGATGTACCAGCTGGAGCAGTAGTTACAGGGAACCCAGCCAGAATAATAAAAAATGTAGATGAAAAAACATTAAGAAAGACACAGTTAGTAGATGATTTGAGAAAATAG